The Hippoglossus stenolepis isolate QCI-W04-F060 chromosome 11, HSTE1.2, whole genome shotgun sequence genome includes a window with the following:
- the apoda.2 gene encoding apolipoprotein Da, duplicate 2 has translation MKAMQVISLTLLSVLAASAQIFKFGKCPKPDVQANFDATRYVGRWYEIMKLPTAFQKGECGTATYSLKSPGVVGVLNRELLNDGTTNAIAGSAKAKNPAEPAKLEVSFFENSPPGPYWVLSTDYEGHSLVYGCSDFGLFRMEFSWILSREPTLSEEAVEELHSILSSIGVNVAKMASTDQDAEYCSAMIQ, from the exons ATGAAGGCCATGCAGGTGATTTCCCTGactctgctgtctgtcctgGCAGCCAGCGCTCAGATCTTCAAGTTCGGCAAATGTCCCAAACCTGACGTTCAGGCCAACTTTGATGCAACCAGG TACGTGGGTAGGTGGTATGAGATCATGAAGCTCCCAACAGCCTTCCAGAAAGGCGAGTGCGGCACCGCCACCTACAGCCTGAAGAGCCCAGGAGTCGTCGGGGTCCTGAACAGGGAGCTGCT AAACGACGGAACCACTAATGCTATCGCCGGTTCTGCCAAGGCTAAGAACCCCGCCGAGCCTGCCAAGCTGGAGGTCTCCTTCTTTGAAA ATTCCCCCCCCGGTCCCTACTGGGTGCTCTCCACTGATTACGAGGGTCACTCTCTGGTCTACGGCTGCAGCGACTTCGGCCTGTTCCGCATGGAGTTCTCCTGGATCCTGAGCAGGGAGCCCACCCTGTCTGAGGAGGCCGTCGAGGAGCTGCACAGCATCCTGTCCTCCATCGGAGTCAACGTGGCCAAGATGGCCTCCACCGACCAGGACGCAGAGTATTGCAGCGCCATGATCCAGTAG
- the LOC118118407 gene encoding apolipoprotein D, which produces MNAIQVISLTLLSVLAANAQVIMPGRCPKPAVQENFDAARYLGKWYDIQRLPHAFQKGECCTATYSLQSPGVVGVLNKELLADGSINAISGSAMAKNPSEPAKLQVSFFENTPPAPYWVLSTDYDSYSLVYSCTDLGVLHVDFAWILSREPTLPKETMEELHSTLSSIGVRVDKLLTTNQDAAYCSAMQ; this is translated from the exons ATGAACGCCATCCAGGTGATTTCCCTGACTCTGCTGTCCGTCCTGGCAGCCAACGCTCAGGTCATCATGCCCGGACGATGCCCCAAGCCGGCTGTTCAGGAGAACTTTGACGCTGCCAGG TATCTTGGTAAATGGTATGACATCCAGAGACTGCCACACGCTTTCCAGAAGGGTGAGTGCTGCACTGCCACCTACAGCCTGCAAAGCCCTGGAGTTGTCGGTGTCCTCAACAAGGAGCTGCT TGCTGACGGTTCCATCAACGCCATCAGCGGCTCTGCCATGGCTAAGAATCCCTCTGAGCCCGCCAAGCTGCAGGTCTCCTTCTTTGAGA ACACTCCCCCTGCCCCTTACTGGGTCCTGTCCACCGACTACGACAGCTACTCCCTGGTCTACAGCTGCACCGACCTCGGCGTGCTGCACGTGGACTTCGCCTGGATCCTGAGCAGGGAGCCCACCCTGCCCAAGGAGACCATGGAGGAGCTGCACAGCACCCTGTCCTCCATCGGAGTCCGAGTGGACAAGCTGCTCACCACCAACCAGGATGCAGCTTACTGCAGCGCTATGCAGTGA